Proteins encoded together in one Thermophilibacter immobilis window:
- a CDS encoding aminotransferase class I/II-fold pyridoxal phosphate-dependent enzyme, translated as MRNHTFSDRLGVILDQRGLKQADLVRMAAERGKKLGKSQVSQYVSGKVTPRRDVLELLTSILGVEEDWLDGTNPAAEPALAPIFTPAPPSQDPTQRSTAMREFKKSSKLENVLYDVRGPVVDEAARMEAEGQRILKLNIGNPAPFGFRTPDEVVSDMRQQLTDCEGYSDSRGLFSARKAIMQYAQLKNLPNVDMEGIYTGNGVSELIQLCMQALLDNGDEILIPSPDYPLWTACATLAGGTPVHYLCDEDAGWYPDLADMESKVTPRTKALVIINPNNPTGAVYPREVLEEIAELARRHQLMIFSDEIYDRLCMDGEKHVSIASLVPDLFCVTFSGLSKSHMVAGYRIGWMVLSGNKRCARDFVLGINMLSNMRLCSNVPAQSIVQTALGGYQSVERYVEPGGRILEQRDYVYEALNAIDGVTAVKPKAAFYIFPKIDAKKFNITDDEQFALDLLHEKRILVTRGGGFNWDKPDHFRVVYLPRMGVLHECMEDLADFLSDYRQA; from the coding sequence TGCCGAACGAGGCAAGAAGCTCGGAAAGAGCCAGGTCAGCCAATACGTGAGTGGCAAGGTCACGCCGCGCCGCGACGTCCTCGAGCTTCTCACCAGCATTTTGGGCGTCGAGGAGGACTGGCTCGACGGGACGAATCCCGCTGCTGAGCCTGCGCTCGCGCCTATCTTCACACCTGCGCCCCCCTCTCAAGACCCCACTCAAAGGAGCACTGCCATGCGCGAGTTCAAGAAGTCGTCCAAGCTGGAGAACGTTCTCTATGACGTGCGCGGGCCCGTCGTCGATGAGGCGGCGCGCATGGAGGCCGAAGGCCAGCGCATCTTGAAGCTCAACATCGGCAATCCCGCGCCGTTTGGCTTTCGCACCCCCGACGAGGTCGTAAGCGACATGCGCCAGCAGCTCACGGACTGCGAGGGCTACTCGGACTCGCGCGGCCTCTTCTCCGCGCGCAAGGCGATCATGCAGTACGCGCAGCTCAAGAACCTCCCCAACGTGGACATGGAGGGCATCTACACGGGCAACGGCGTCTCCGAGCTCATCCAGCTCTGCATGCAGGCGCTGCTCGACAACGGCGACGAGATCCTCATCCCCAGCCCCGACTACCCGCTCTGGACGGCCTGCGCGACCCTGGCCGGCGGCACCCCCGTCCACTACCTCTGCGACGAGGACGCCGGCTGGTACCCCGATCTCGCCGACATGGAGTCCAAGGTCACGCCGCGTACCAAGGCGCTCGTCATCATCAACCCCAACAACCCCACGGGTGCCGTCTACCCGCGCGAGGTTCTCGAGGAGATTGCGGAGCTCGCCCGTCGCCACCAGCTCATGATCTTCTCGGACGAGATCTACGACCGCCTGTGCATGGACGGCGAGAAGCACGTCTCCATTGCGAGCCTCGTGCCCGACCTGTTCTGCGTCACGTTCTCCGGCCTCTCCAAGAGCCACATGGTGGCCGGCTACCGCATCGGCTGGATGGTGCTCTCGGGCAACAAGCGCTGCGCGCGCGACTTCGTCCTGGGCATCAACATGCTCTCCAACATGCGTCTGTGCTCCAACGTGCCCGCACAGTCCATCGTGCAGACGGCCTTGGGCGGCTATCAGAGCGTCGAGCGCTACGTGGAGCCCGGCGGGCGCATCCTGGAGCAGCGCGACTACGTCTATGAGGCGCTTAATGCCATCGACGGCGTCACGGCGGTCAAGCCCAAGGCGGCGTTCTACATCTTTCCCAAGATTGACGCCAAGAAGTTCAACATCACCGACGACGAGCAGTTCGCGCTCGATCTCCTGCACGAGAAGCGCATCCTGGTCACGCGCGGCGGTGGGTTCAACTGGGACAAGCCGGATCACTTCCGCGTGGTCTACCTGCCACGCATGGGCGTGCTGCACGAGTGCATGGAGGACCTTGCCGACTTCCTGTCAGACTATCGTCAGGCATAG
- a CDS encoding MarR family winged helix-turn-helix transcriptional regulator: MSQFENDEQDLEATEPEKTTEPAEAPQAAEAAKTEKAEPATGDLDRQLLDKANRAARLLRNRRDMLSKQAEEGSGKTGTLERAMRLLELKPKMEQKEMAELLGVRLRELNEILVKAEADDLVSRVEPEDADMRKVVVTASVDALERVEALSAQVERYVPGLDDETLAQLLAQLDQVIDPLAAMGLENDRDERRGRPDDRGPRGGFGGPRGRDDHHDRGGYRGGSDRGPRGGFGGHDRDDHHDRGGHGGYRGGNSGGYDRDRSGYRGNGGSNGGHDRDHGSYRGNGGGYDRDRGSYRGNNGGYDRDRGSYRGGSDRSDRSDRSGRDDRGSRGGYGSSRGGYRG, from the coding sequence ATGTCCCAGTTTGAGAACGACGAGCAGGACCTCGAGGCTACGGAGCCCGAGAAGACGACGGAGCCCGCGGAGGCTCCCCAGGCAGCCGAGGCTGCGAAGACCGAGAAGGCCGAGCCCGCAACGGGCGATCTGGACAGGCAGCTCCTGGACAAGGCGAACCGTGCGGCTCGCCTGCTGCGCAACAGGCGCGATATGCTCTCCAAGCAGGCTGAGGAGGGCTCGGGCAAGACGGGTACCCTCGAGCGCGCGATGCGCCTGCTCGAGCTCAAGCCCAAGATGGAGCAGAAGGAGATGGCCGAGCTCCTGGGCGTGCGCCTGCGCGAGCTCAACGAGATTCTCGTCAAGGCCGAGGCTGACGACCTCGTGTCGCGCGTCGAGCCCGAGGATGCCGACATGCGCAAGGTCGTCGTAACGGCGAGCGTCGACGCCCTCGAGCGCGTCGAGGCGCTAAGCGCCCAGGTCGAGCGCTACGTTCCGGGTCTGGATGACGAGACCTTGGCTCAGCTGCTCGCCCAGCTCGACCAGGTAATTGACCCGCTGGCGGCCATGGGCCTCGAGAACGACCGCGACGAGCGTCGCGGGCGCCCCGACGACCGTGGCCCGCGCGGCGGCTTTGGCGGCCCCCGCGGACGCGATGACCACCACGACCGGGGCGGCTATCGTGGCGGCAGCGACCGTGGCCCGCGCGGCGGCTTTGGCGGACACGACCGCGACGACCATCACGATCGCGGCGGGCACGGTGGCTATCGTGGCGGCAACAGCGGCGGATACGACCGCGACCGCAGCGGCTACCGTGGCAACGGCGGCAGCAACGGTGGGCACGACCGTGACCATGGCAGCTACCGGGGCAACGGCGGCGGATACGACCGCGACCGGGGCAGCTATCGTGGCAACAACGGTGGCTATGACCGTGACCGCGGAAGCTATCGTGGCGGCAGCGACCGCAGCGACCGCAGCGACCGCAGCGGACGCGACGACCGCGGCTCGCGTGGCGGCTATGGCTCGAGCCGAGGCGGCTACCGCGGCTAG
- a CDS encoding Y-family DNA polymerase: MEHFYLCIDLKCFYASVECVDRGWDPFKKLMVVADPSRGPKTICLAVSPAMKKLGVRSRCRVFQIPKSIDYEKTRPRMRRYMEVSAKIYALYLRYFSPDDIHVYSVDECFIDVGPYLALYDKTPRKLACDLMKLVLEKTGICATAGMGPSLFLAKVALDVTAKHVDDHIGYLDEDEFKLRIWRHRPLTDIWGIGPGIARRLKNMGVYDLAGVVLADKDALYQEFGVNAELLIDHAWGVEPCTIAQIHAYRPQARSICNAQVLPCDYDYDEARLILREMVDASALDLVEKGLVCGHISLFLGYAAERPSEDGGPGPTASPTFTGEHGTRRLGHDLPHAGGSRKLKACTNARAELTESFLRLYDQTADRNRALRRISLSMGELVPEEFANLTLFTDAKARQADHRLSEATLAVKQRFGKNALVRGMSLRDKATARERNAQVGGHHE, encoded by the coding sequence ATGGAACACTTCTATCTGTGCATTGACCTCAAATGCTTCTATGCCTCGGTGGAGTGCGTGGACCGGGGATGGGACCCCTTCAAGAAGCTCATGGTGGTAGCCGATCCGTCGCGCGGCCCCAAGACCATCTGCCTGGCCGTCTCCCCCGCCATGAAGAAGCTCGGCGTTCGCAGCCGCTGCCGCGTCTTCCAGATTCCCAAGAGCATCGACTACGAGAAGACCCGTCCGCGCATGCGGCGCTACATGGAGGTCTCAGCCAAAATCTATGCTCTCTACCTGCGCTACTTCTCGCCCGACGACATCCACGTCTACTCGGTCGACGAGTGCTTCATCGACGTGGGCCCCTACCTTGCGCTCTATGACAAGACCCCGCGCAAGCTGGCCTGCGATCTCATGAAGCTCGTGCTCGAGAAGACGGGCATCTGCGCCACGGCGGGCATGGGTCCCAGCCTCTTTCTTGCCAAGGTTGCGCTGGACGTCACGGCCAAGCACGTTGACGATCACATCGGTTACCTGGACGAGGACGAGTTCAAGCTGCGCATCTGGCGCCATCGCCCTCTCACGGACATCTGGGGCATCGGGCCGGGAATCGCGCGACGCCTCAAGAACATGGGCGTCTATGACCTCGCAGGCGTTGTTCTCGCCGATAAGGATGCGCTCTACCAGGAGTTCGGGGTCAATGCTGAGCTGCTCATCGACCATGCCTGGGGTGTCGAGCCCTGTACGATCGCGCAGATTCACGCCTATCGCCCTCAGGCCCGTTCAATCTGCAACGCTCAGGTGCTCCCCTGCGACTACGACTACGACGAGGCGCGTCTCATCCTGCGTGAGATGGTGGATGCCTCCGCGCTGGACCTCGTGGAGAAGGGCCTCGTCTGCGGACACATCTCGCTCTTCCTGGGCTATGCCGCCGAGCGCCCCAGCGAAGACGGAGGCCCGGGCCCTACCGCGTCGCCCACGTTTACGGGCGAGCACGGCACGAGACGGCTGGGTCACGACCTGCCGCACGCAGGAGGCTCGCGCAAGCTGAAAGCGTGCACCAACGCACGCGCCGAGCTCACCGAGAGCTTCCTGCGTCTCTACGATCAGACTGCGGATCGCAACCGCGCCCTCAGGAGAATCAGCCTCAGCATGGGGGAGCTCGTGCCCGAGGAGTTCGCCAACCTCACCCTCTTCACGGACGCCAAGGCGCGCCAGGCCGACCATCGCCTCTCGGAGGCCACCCTGGCCGTAAAGCAGAGATTTGGCAAGAACGCCCTGGTGCGAGGCATGAGCTTAAGGGACAAGGCCACCGCACGCGAGAGGAACGCCCAGGTGGGAGGGCATCATGAGTGA
- a CDS encoding DeoR/GlpR family DNA-binding transcription regulator, whose amino-acid sequence MAENRSYYLEERQELILSQLEKDAIVRVADLSAQLGVSTATIRKDIRSLEHEGKLRRTHGGAIKPAADSIEMNVDVAASRAHAEKVRIGRQAAQLVSDGDTFFVQSGTTCTEFVRALRNRRNITMITSDYAIAMLAEQILKDSSVITLGGTLRMGFHYAQGSETLKQLESYYVPTAYMCCNAFSFEHGFTAHRLEQAEYVRTQIRASERHIMLLDSTKIGSSALTQAASLSEIDCLITDSAVNDATRTRFLEEAPSLEVIYA is encoded by the coding sequence ATGGCCGAGAATCGCTCCTACTACCTCGAAGAGCGTCAAGAGCTGATTCTTTCTCAGCTGGAAAAGGATGCCATCGTACGCGTCGCCGACCTCAGCGCCCAGCTTGGCGTCTCGACCGCCACCATTAGAAAAGACATCCGCAGCCTTGAACATGAGGGCAAGCTTCGCAGAACGCATGGAGGTGCCATTAAGCCCGCAGCTGATAGCATCGAGATGAACGTGGACGTGGCAGCCTCGCGCGCTCACGCCGAGAAGGTCAGGATCGGCCGTCAGGCTGCCCAACTTGTCTCGGACGGGGACACGTTCTTCGTGCAGTCGGGCACAACGTGCACCGAGTTTGTGCGCGCGCTGCGTAACAGGCGCAACATCACGATGATTACCAGCGACTATGCTATTGCCATGCTCGCCGAGCAGATCCTCAAGGACAGCTCCGTTATCACCTTGGGAGGAACGCTACGCATGGGGTTTCATTATGCCCAGGGGTCCGAGACGCTCAAGCAGCTCGAGAGCTACTATGTCCCGACAGCCTATATGTGCTGCAACGCCTTCTCCTTCGAGCACGGCTTTACCGCGCATCGCCTCGAGCAGGCAGAGTACGTGCGCACTCAAATCAGGGCGTCCGAGCGGCACATCATGCTCCTTGACTCGACCAAGATAGGTTCGAGTGCGCTCACGCAAGCAGCCAGCCTTTCTGAAATCGACTGTCTCATCACCGACTCGGCCGTAAACGATGCCACACGCACCCGGTTTTTGGAGGAAGCTCCCAGCCTCGAAGTCATCTACGCATAG
- a CDS encoding class II fructose-bisphosphate aldolase, whose translation MLTNLRDICAIAEQNNMALAAVNSASLEAVRAAIDVAEQTGYPIIIQHAEAHEGVVPLKTIAPAVVALAERSSAQICINLDHCEHLSYAQRALDLGFNGVMFDGSTLPYEQNVEYSRRAAEMCVEYGAGLECELGSMGSREGGERDEGGTAEEAGAIYTDPDQAADFVKGTGLDILACSFGTVHGIYRGEPHLNFDVLEQIRKRIKVPLVMHGGSGVSDDDYRSAIDAGIRKINYYTYGAKYAGEAVRSVIDDRTKQGSDAIVYWHDMTVAAYESFVQTFGHVVKVFANGAAPLA comes from the coding sequence ATGCTAACTAACCTACGAGATATCTGCGCGATTGCCGAGCAGAACAACATGGCGCTTGCCGCCGTAAACTCGGCAAGCCTGGAGGCGGTCCGAGCCGCCATTGACGTGGCCGAGCAGACGGGCTATCCCATCATCATCCAGCATGCCGAGGCACACGAGGGCGTTGTCCCGCTTAAGACCATTGCACCTGCCGTCGTCGCGCTCGCCGAGCGCTCAAGTGCGCAGATCTGCATTAACCTTGATCACTGTGAGCATCTCTCCTATGCGCAGCGCGCGCTCGACCTGGGATTCAATGGGGTCATGTTCGATGGCTCGACGCTCCCCTACGAGCAGAATGTCGAGTACTCTCGCCGCGCTGCAGAGATGTGCGTCGAGTATGGGGCGGGACTCGAGTGCGAGCTCGGATCCATGGGCTCGCGTGAGGGGGGAGAGCGTGACGAGGGCGGGACGGCCGAGGAGGCCGGGGCCATCTACACCGATCCTGACCAGGCAGCCGACTTTGTGAAAGGTACCGGTCTGGACATACTGGCCTGTTCCTTTGGTACGGTGCATGGTATCTACAGGGGAGAGCCACATCTTAACTTTGATGTGCTGGAGCAGATTCGCAAGCGCATTAAGGTACCTCTGGTCATGCACGGCGGCTCGGGTGTCTCAGACGATGACTATCGGAGCGCCATTGACGCTGGAATTCGCAAGATCAACTACTACACCTATGGGGCCAAGTACGCCGGCGAGGCGGTGCGCTCAGTCATAGATGATCGCACCAAGCAGGGTTCGGATGCAATCGTCTACTGGCATGACATGACGGTTGCCGCCTACGAGAGCTTTGTCCAGACGTTTGGACATGTGGTCAAGGTATTCGCCAATGGCGCAGCCCCCCTTGCTTAG
- a CDS encoding PTS sugar transporter subunit IIA: MRKILIASHGHVASGMKSAVKILTGDVSALTAVDFYVDESDQTPVVEAFINSVGPEDDAVIFTDLLGGSVCNKVLTLQPEKHGITHVTGFNLIAVLGCLLSDEPLTPAVVDEVIATASAQLQRISVEPEAREDEETEDSFFA, from the coding sequence ATGAGAAAGATTCTTATTGCATCTCATGGTCATGTAGCAAGCGGCATGAAAAGTGCCGTAAAGATTCTGACGGGCGACGTGAGCGCGCTCACTGCTGTTGACTTCTACGTGGATGAGTCCGACCAGACGCCTGTCGTCGAGGCGTTTATCAACTCAGTAGGGCCCGAAGACGATGCGGTCATCTTTACGGATCTGCTGGGGGGAAGCGTCTGCAACAAGGTACTGACGCTTCAGCCAGAGAAACACGGCATCACGCATGTTACGGGATTCAATCTGATTGCCGTTCTGGGGTGTCTGCTGTCCGATGAGCCTCTGACACCAGCTGTGGTGGACGAGGTTATTGCTACGGCGTCGGCGCAGTTGCAACGTATAAGCGTCGAGCCTGAGGCACGGGAGGACGAGGAGACCGAGGATAGCTTCTTCGCGTAA
- a CDS encoding PTS system mannose/fructose/N-acetylgalactosamine-transporter subunit IIB: MIVQLRVDDRLIHGQVALMWGKELNTKGIVVANDHAASDATQAATLKMACPQGQKLLIRSVDDAVKVVNDPRGGQMRIFALTDSVADALRLAQGAPDKIGSINIANVGRFDRSDEASKVLLTTGVTLNPQELDAARELCKLDMPVVHQVGVLDPKTKVSDLLAKL; the protein is encoded by the coding sequence ATGATCGTACAGCTGCGCGTTGACGACCGGCTAATCCATGGGCAGGTCGCGCTTATGTGGGGCAAAGAGCTCAATACGAAGGGGATAGTCGTGGCCAACGACCATGCCGCATCTGATGCGACGCAGGCAGCCACGCTTAAGATGGCCTGCCCCCAAGGGCAGAAACTGCTCATTCGCAGTGTTGATGACGCCGTCAAGGTGGTCAATGACCCTCGTGGTGGGCAGATGCGCATCTTTGCGCTCACGGACAGCGTCGCGGACGCACTTCGCCTTGCCCAGGGAGCGCCTGACAAGATCGGAAGCATCAACATAGCGAACGTCGGACGTTTTGATCGCTCGGACGAGGCCTCAAAGGTTCTGCTGACAACGGGGGTCACCCTCAATCCCCAGGAGCTCGATGCAGCTCGGGAACTCTGCAAGCTTGACATGCCCGTCGTGCACCAGGTGGGCGTCTTGGATCCTAAGACGAAGGTCTCAGATCTTCTCGCCAAACTTTAG
- a CDS encoding PTS mannose/fructose/sorbose/N-acetylgalactosamine transporter subunit IIC: MLGPALMAFFAGFICYFVQWTFGQPMLDQPLGVGLVAGLLFGDVTTGIIIGAALQAIFIGSVNVGGATSAEPVSGTVMAICFVTQMNMDQGIAITLGVAVAVFANLIYSLIFNVLMSFWAPLIDWAAESGERSKVALVHFGGAVVMNAAFAVPSFLGVYVGAEPVANLVNVIPAAVTNGFNAAAGLLPAVGMALLLRMLWDNKTAIFFLLGFVLFTYLNMPMIAVAAVGAVVVVVTGLRDMQEFDIKNQIRTLREQGISGGATSPAELEEEDFFA, from the coding sequence ATGTTGGGTCCTGCGCTCATGGCGTTTTTCGCCGGGTTTATCTGCTATTTTGTGCAATGGACATTTGGTCAGCCCATGCTCGACCAGCCTCTTGGGGTGGGTCTGGTGGCCGGCCTTCTTTTTGGGGACGTCACAACGGGCATTATCATCGGAGCGGCCCTCCAGGCGATTTTTATCGGCAGTGTCAACGTTGGTGGTGCAACGTCTGCTGAGCCGGTTTCTGGTACGGTTATGGCCATCTGCTTCGTAACGCAGATGAACATGGATCAGGGCATTGCGATTACCCTTGGTGTCGCCGTGGCTGTCTTTGCAAATCTCATTTACTCGCTCATATTCAACGTCTTGATGTCATTCTGGGCGCCACTCATTGACTGGGCGGCTGAATCGGGCGAGCGCAGCAAGGTGGCTCTCGTTCACTTTGGTGGTGCCGTTGTTATGAATGCCGCATTTGCGGTCCCCTCGTTTCTTGGCGTTTACGTGGGTGCCGAGCCGGTGGCAAACCTTGTGAACGTTATCCCCGCTGCGGTGACTAACGGATTCAATGCTGCTGCAGGCTTGCTTCCCGCCGTGGGCATGGCCCTTCTGCTACGTATGCTCTGGGACAATAAGACCGCCATCTTCTTCCTGCTGGGCTTTGTTCTCTTCACGTATCTCAACATGCCGATGATTGCGGTGGCCGCCGTGGGTGCCGTTGTCGTGGTTGTGACCGGCCTGCGCGACATGCAGGAGTTCGATATCAAGAATCAGATTAGAACCTTACGTGAACAGGGAATATCGGGTGGAGCCACATCGCCGGCCGAACTTGAAGAGGAGGATTTCTTCGCATGA
- a CDS encoding PTS system mannose/fructose/sorbose family transporter subunit IID, whose translation MSTQETSTTQTISPESGGSQSGASQKISLSTKDLSHEDRKMLHGIFWHSFNVFAMYCGGARAGASGFMWSIWPAIERFYPTKEGRCDALKRHSTWYNITSNVGTFCMGLVAAMEKENSEKPDFDTHSIDSVKASLMGPMSGIGDAIFWGVLRVIAASVGMALCADNGTVLGPIAFLLIYNVPSWICRWVLTVLGYRVGSSFITKLYEGGLMGILTKLAGTLGLLMIGAMTASFVKFNMILSIPLPQGDPVMIQTYLDTIFKGLVPILYTLGCLKLLRKNVSVNWLIIGTMIIGLGLGLLGIV comes from the coding sequence ATGAGCACTCAGGAGACAAGCACGACTCAAACGATTTCCCCCGAGAGCGGCGGGTCGCAAAGCGGGGCAAGTCAGAAGATTTCCCTCTCCACCAAGGACCTCTCACACGAGGACAGGAAGATGCTGCATGGAATCTTCTGGCACTCGTTCAACGTCTTCGCCATGTACTGCGGCGGTGCTCGTGCGGGGGCTTCTGGCTTTATGTGGTCGATCTGGCCGGCCATCGAACGCTTCTACCCCACGAAGGAGGGGCGTTGCGATGCCCTTAAGAGGCATTCGACCTGGTACAACATTACCTCAAACGTGGGAACGTTCTGCATGGGTCTCGTTGCGGCCATGGAGAAGGAGAACTCCGAGAAGCCTGACTTTGACACGCACTCCATTGACTCGGTCAAGGCCTCTCTCATGGGGCCGATGTCGGGCATTGGAGACGCAATATTCTGGGGCGTTCTGCGTGTGATTGCTGCCTCCGTGGGCATGGCACTTTGTGCCGACAACGGCACTGTGCTAGGACCCATTGCGTTCCTTCTCATTTACAACGTCCCCTCCTGGATTTGTCGCTGGGTCCTGACCGTCCTGGGCTATCGAGTGGGGTCGAGCTTCATCACCAAGCTCTATGAGGGTGGCTTGATGGGCATCCTGACAAAGCTCGCCGGAACGTTGGGCCTGCTCATGATTGGTGCCATGACCGCGTCTTTTGTGAAGTTCAACATGATTTTGTCCATCCCCCTGCCACAGGGCGATCCGGTCATGATCCAGACCTATTTGGATACCATTTTCAAGGGGCTCGTGCCCATTCTTTACACGCTTGGCTGTCTCAAGCTGCTGAGGAAGAACGTAAGTGTCAACTGGCTCATTATTGGTACGATGATTATTGGCCTGGGGCTAGGCCTGCTGGGAATCGTATAG
- a CDS encoding GNAT family N-acetyltransferase, translating to MSFETRDNAVVYLDENGSTLAEATFPEESAGIVNIDHTFVDPSLRGQGMAGQLMRHVADALRTTGRRAHPTCSYAVTWFEKHSEEGDLLA from the coding sequence ATGAGCTTTGAGACACGCGATAACGCTGTCGTCTATCTTGACGAGAACGGAAGCACGCTTGCTGAGGCGACGTTTCCCGAGGAATCCGCTGGCATCGTAAACATCGACCACACGTTCGTGGACCCGTCTTTGCGCGGCCAGGGCATGGCCGGCCAGCTCATGCGCCATGTAGCCGATGCACTGCGCACTACCGGACGCCGGGCGCACCCCACCTGCTCCTATGCCGTCACCTGGTTCGAGAAGCATTCCGAAGAAGGCGATCTGCTCGCCTAG
- a CDS encoding flavodoxin family protein, which translates to MNVVMINGSRRAKGCTYTGLGIVSDVLSEQGIDSEVVHVTDADAVSRTLGLLPDADGLVIGSPVYWAGPSGEAKTFLDLLWGRASRDLLAGKPCAILASARRAGTTTTLDALAKYPEYAEMPLVSSFYWPLIHGVAAEDVLRDEEGVEILRQLGANMAWMLRCIEAGRAAGIELPAASKSVQTNFIR; encoded by the coding sequence ATGAACGTAGTGATGATCAACGGCAGTCGTCGTGCGAAGGGCTGCACCTACACGGGGCTCGGCATCGTGTCTGACGTGCTCAGTGAGCAGGGGATCGACTCCGAGGTTGTCCACGTGACGGACGCGGACGCGGTCAGCCGCACCTTGGGGCTGCTTCCTGACGCGGATGGCCTTGTGATTGGCTCGCCGGTCTACTGGGCAGGCCCCTCGGGCGAGGCCAAGACGTTTCTCGATCTTCTCTGGGGCAGGGCGTCGCGCGATCTTCTGGCCGGGAAGCCCTGCGCCATTCTCGCCTCCGCGCGCCGCGCGGGAACCACGACCACGCTCGATGCGCTTGCCAAGTACCCCGAGTACGCCGAGATGCCGCTCGTGAGCTCGTTCTACTGGCCCCTGATCCATGGCGTCGCTGCCGAGGACGTCTTGCGCGACGAGGAGGGCGTCGAGATCCTGCGGCAGCTGGGTGCCAACATGGCGTGGATGCTTCGCTGCATCGAGGCCGGGCGCGCGGCGGGCATCGAGCTGCCAGCGGCTTCCAAGAGCGTGCAGACGAACTTCATCCGCTAG
- a CDS encoding ribonucleotide-diphosphate reductase subunit beta — protein MTDAAPLDLTRKPLFNPEGDTDIRDRRMIGGNTTNLNDFNNVKYPWTTSWYRQAMNNFWIPEEINLAQDVKDYPKLEPAERDAYDKILSFLIFLDSLQSANLPNVSEYVTANEVNLCLHIQAFQECVHSQSYSYMLDTICSPEKRNEILYLWKTDERLLTRNTFIGNQYNEFMDHKDAFTLLKVMMANFILEGVYFYSGFMFFYNLARNGKMSGSAQEIRYINRDENTHLWLFRSIILELQREEPGLFSDENVAVLRGMLEEGIRQEIAWGQYVIDDKIAGLTHQMVEDYILYLGNLRWRSLGFGTLFEGHDEEPADMAWVSQYSNANMVKTDFFEARSTAYAKSTALVDDL, from the coding sequence ATGACAGACGCAGCCCCGCTCGATCTCACGCGCAAGCCCTTGTTCAACCCGGAGGGGGACACGGATATACGGGACCGCCGGATGATCGGCGGCAACACCACTAACCTCAACGACTTCAACAACGTGAAGTATCCCTGGACCACGAGCTGGTATCGACAGGCGATGAACAACTTCTGGATTCCGGAGGAGATCAACCTCGCGCAGGACGTCAAGGACTATCCCAAGCTCGAGCCGGCTGAGCGGGATGCCTACGACAAGATTCTCTCGTTTCTCATCTTTCTTGATTCCCTGCAGTCCGCAAACCTGCCCAACGTGAGCGAGTACGTCACGGCCAACGAGGTGAATCTCTGCCTGCACATCCAGGCGTTCCAGGAGTGCGTGCACTCGCAGAGCTACTCCTACATGCTCGACACCATCTGCAGCCCCGAGAAGAGAAACGAGATTCTCTACCTCTGGAAGACCGACGAGCGCCTGCTCACGCGCAACACCTTCATCGGCAACCAGTACAACGAGTTCATGGACCACAAGGACGCCTTCACGCTGCTCAAGGTCATGATGGCCAACTTCATCCTCGAGGGCGTCTACTTCTACTCCGGGTTCATGTTCTTCTACAACCTGGCCAGAAACGGCAAGATGTCGGGCAGCGCCCAGGAGATTCGCTACATCAACCGCGACGAGAACACGCACCTGTGGCTCTTCCGCAGCATCATCCTGGAGCTGCAGAGGGAGGAGCCCGGGCTCTTCTCCGACGAGAACGTCGCCGTGCTGCGCGGCATGCTCGAGGAGGGCATTCGCCAGGAGATCGCCTGGGGCCAGTACGTGATCGACGACAAGATCGCCGGTCTCACGCACCAGATGGTCGAGGACTACATCCTGTACCTGGGCAACCTGCGCTGGCGCTCCCTGGGCTTTGGGACCCTCTTCGAGGGCCACGACGAGGAGCCCGCCGACATGGCCTGGGTCAGCCAGTACAGCAACGCCAACATGGTCAAGACCGACTTCTTCGAGGCGCGCTCTACCGCCTACGCCAAGTCCACGGCCCTGGTGGACGATCTGTAG